From Coffea arabica cultivar ET-39 chromosome 10e, Coffea Arabica ET-39 HiFi, whole genome shotgun sequence, one genomic window encodes:
- the LOC113710965 gene encoding triacylglycerol lipase OBL1-like: protein MSTIASKLDMPSEEDFCKDYLLLNPKEAGFSDLLRIFYSSELYKRDFFDAPEADSLRGLRRRWVVFVSVVAQMLLLQLKKPLAGLGSTLELLLNYPSSNGGFGGLLLHFLTGNVVKPDRSAANFRSLVANVDTRVDLDGRIKANDERYGAALSIMAAKLAYENEAFAKTVVTDHWQMEFLGSFNFWNDYEESYTTQAIIFEDKITSADSNLIEVAFRGTQPFEADDWRTDLDISWYDIEGVGKIHAGFMKALGLQKRKGWPKKIEQGSGGKDYAYYTIREILRNRLRENQNAKFVVTGHSLGGALAILFPAILILHEENELLERMEGVYTFGQPRVGDEQFGEFMKDKLRFYGVNYCRYVYNNDIVPRVPFDDKTLMFKHFGLCLYFNSRYRGQILEEEPNKNYFSLLSVIPKHLNAVYELIRSFIIPFTRGMEYREGSSVIISRLIGLVIPGLPDHGPQDYDNATRLGTLPFWDPPLKGLKQE, encoded by the exons ATGAGTACCATTGCTTCTAAGCTAGATATGCCTTCCGAAGAAGATTTCTGTAAAGATTATTTGCTGCTCAATCCGAAAGAAGCTGGTTTTAGCGACCTCCTTCGCATCTTCTATTCAAGCGAATTATACAAAAGAGACTTCTTTGATGCCCCGGAGGCGGACAGCCTAAGGGGCCTCCGCCGCCGATGGGTAGTTTTTGTGTCTGTCGTGGCTCAAATGCTCCTCCTTCAGTTGAAAAAACCTTTGGCTGGCCTAGGATCTACTCTGGAGCTGTTGCTGAATTATCCGTCCAGCAATGGTGGCTTTGGCGGACTTTTACTGCATTTTCTTACGG GAAATGTAGTAAAGCCAGACAGGTCGGCAGCAAATTTTAGGTCGCTAGTTGCGAATGTGGACACGCGAGTGGATTTAGACGGAAGGATCAAAGCTAATGACGAGAGGTATGGTGCAGCCTTGTCTATAATGGCCGCTAAATTGGCCTATGAAAATGAAGCCTTCGCCAAAACTGTGGTCACAGATCACTGGCAG ATGGAATTCTTGGGCTCCTTCAACTTTTGGAATG ATTATGAGGAATCATACACAACACAAGCCATCATTTTCGAAGACAAGATAACTAGTGCTGATTCTAACCTGATTGAGGTGGCATTTCGAGGGACACAACCGTTTGAAGCTGATGATTGGCGTACGGATTTGGATATTTCGTGGTATGATATCGAAGGTGTGGGTAAGATTCATGCTGGATTTATGAAAGCCTTAGGCTTACAAAAACGAAAGGGTTGGCCTAAGAAAATTGAGCAAGGCTCAGGTGGAAAAGACTATGCCTATTACACAATAAgggaaattttgagaaatagaTTGAGGGAAAATCAGAATGCAAAATTCGTGGTAACTGGACACAGCTTAGGAGGGGCGTTGGCAATTTTGTTTCCTGCCATACTGATTTTACATGAAGAAAATGAGCTATTGGAAAGAATGGAAGGAGTGTACACTTTCGGGCAGCCTAGAGTTGGAGATGAGCAATTTGGGGAGTTTATGAAGGACAAGCTTAGATTTTATGGTGTAAACTATTGCAGATATGTCTACAACAATGATATAGTTCCAAGAGTACCGTTTGATGACAAAACCCTCATGTTCAAGCACTTTGGCCTTTGTTTATACTTCAACAGCCGCTACCGAGggcag ATTCTAGAGGAAGAACCAAACAAGAACTACTTTTCACTGCTGTCGGTTATACCCAAGCATTTGAATGCCGTTTACGAGCTGATTAGGAGCTTCATTATCCCTTTCACGAGAGGAATGGAGTATAGAGAAGGGTCGTCTGTGATCATTTCTAGGTTGATAGGATTGGTCATTCCTGGATTACCAGATCATGGTCCTCAGGACTATGATAACGCCACCAGATTGGGGACCTTACCCTTCTGGGACCCTCCGTTGAAAGGCCTGAAACAAGAATGA
- the LOC113712012 gene encoding uncharacterized protein isoform X1 has product MNYIRKKKRKRKRKRKRKRKRKRKKWTLRKKRKRKRKSGRKRRSKRKSQRRSQRKEKEQEKEKAKEPEKEKEKGKGKEKEKEKEKEKEMDFVQFFFIPEEEREKGKEKEKDMDFVQDFFIPENSTAILHLAVEHGVFELVEQCLKVFPDLIWYADKPRKSVPWRHAHYTSTVKGSLVWNDATQHADTATASSNPPEYTETTSGHWKWHEGQYADTATGTERLLLHVAIEHRRVEIFNYLITYIGKNTKAYADLKIEGNNNSLHLAANLAPTPQLQSVPGPAFQMQRELQWFKAVEELVYDELKTEKNLADETPRELFFNEHKDLLKDAKEWMKDTSNSCMVVATLVATVAFAAMITVPGGNNGNTGLPILARQKLFLAFSISNAFSMIFSAIPLLMFLSMQTSRYTEDDFLDLLPKVLLRGLISLGVAVATMMISFGTAIGLSLQTRLNWAYIPITVVACFPVIIFTWLQLPLLLQALLFKSGPGIFQGQWDRKSLRLRKIGYRLLLANDRVVDVQKSMIQGPLLQKEENLLGKDLFGPQGTWISEKFSPLCYQRLLLLMQFLLLLDKTISPLLIHSDGLSPAMDFFAKNQSIIRLAR; this is encoded by the exons ATGAATTacataagaaagaaaaagaggaagaggaagagaaaaagaaagagaaagagaaagagaaagagaaagaaatggactttgagaaagaagagaaagagaaagagaaagagcgGGAGAAAGAGAAGGAGCAAGAGAAAGAGCCAGAGAAGGAGCCAGAGAAAAGAGAAGgagcaagagaaagagaaagcgAAAGAGccagagaaagagaaagagaaagggaaagggaaagagaaagagaaagagaaagaaaaagagaaagaaatggactTTGTTCAGTTTTTCTTCATCCCTGAGGAAGAGCGagagaaagggaaagagaaagagaaagatatGGACTTTGTTCAGGATTTCTTCATCCCTGAGAATAGCACTGCAATCCTGCACTTAGCGGTGGAGCATGGAGTATTTGAACTTGTAGAACAGTGTCTAAAAGTTTTTCCTGATCTAATTTGGTATGCAGACAAACCCCGCAAAAGTGTGCCGTGGCGTCATGCTCATTATACAAGCACAGTCAAAGGAAGTTTGGTGTGGAATGATGCCACTCAACATGCAGACACAGCCACCGCAAGTTCGAATCCGCCTGAATATACAGAGACAACCTCTGGACATTGGAAGTGGCATGAAGGTCAATATGCAGACACAGCCACCGGCACCGAACGTTTGTTGTTGCATGTAGCTATTGAGCATCGCCGAGTGGAGATATttaattacttgattacttACATTGGAAAAAATACTAAGGCGTATGCCGATTTAAAAATTGAAGGGAATAACAATTCTCTTCATTTGGCAGCAAATTTGGCTCCTACACCTCAACTCCAATCTGTCCCAGGTCCTGCATTTCAGATGCAGCGAGAATTACAATGGTTTAAG GCTGTGGAAGAATTAGTTTATGATGAGTTAAAGACGGAAAAGAACTTAGCCGACGAAACACCTCGAGAATTATTCTTCAATGAGCACAAAGATTTGCTAAAGGATGCAAAGGAATGGATGAAGGATACATCAAACTCGTGCATGGTCGTAGCTACTCTGGTCGCAACAGTTGCATTTGCTGCTATGATCACCGTACCGGGTGGCAACAATGGCAACACGGGCCTCCCTATTCTGGCCAGGCAAAAACTTTTCCTGGCATTTTCCATATCAAACGCGTTTTCCATGATATTCTCCGCCATTCCTCTGCTCATGTTCCTCTCGATGCAAACATCGAGATATACAGAAGACGATTTTCTGGACTTACTTCCCAAGGTTTTGCTGAGAGGTCTAATTTCCTTGGGTGTCGCTGTAGCCACAATGATGATATCTTTTGGTACAGCAATAGGATTGTCACTTCAGACAAGGCTTAACTGGGCTTACATTCCCATCACTGTCGTTGCTTGTTTCCCTGTTATCATTTTCACCTGGTTGCAGCTTCCTTTGCTTTTGCAAGCGCTCCTATTCAAATCTGGACCTGGCATTTTTCAGGGACAATGGGATCGCAAGTCTTTGCGTCTCAGGAAAATTGGCTACCGTCTATTATTGGCAAATGACAGG GTAGTTGACGTTCAAAAATCAATGATCCAAGGACCTCTtctacaaaaggaagaaaatctcTTAGGTAAAGATTTGTTTGGGCCTCAAGGTACTTGGATTTCAGAAAAATTTTCTCCTTTGTGCTACCAGAGATTATTATTACTCATGCAATTTTTGCTACTCCTAGACAAAACCATCAGCCCTCTTCTGATTCACTCAGATGGACTCTCTCCAGCAATggatttttttgcaaaaaatcaGTCTATAATCAGGCTAGCCAGGTAG
- the LOC113712012 gene encoding uncharacterized protein isoform X2, with translation MNYIRKKKRKRKRKRKRKRKRKRKKWTLRKKRKRKRKSGRKRRSKRKSQRRSQRKEKEQEKEKAKEPEKEKEKGKGKEKEKEKEKEKEMDFVQFFFIPEEEREKGKEKEKDMDFVQDFFIPENSTAILHLAVEHGVFELVEQCLKVFPDLIWYADKPRKSVPWRHAHYTSTVKGSLVWNDATQHADTATASSNPPEYTETTSGHWKWHEGQYADTATGTERLLLHVAIEHRRVEIFNYLITYIGKNTKAYADLKIEGNNNSLHLAANLAPTPQLQSVPGPAFQMQRELQWFKAVEELVYDELKTEKNLADETPRELFFNEHKDLLKDAKEWMKDTSNSCMVVATLVATVAFAAMITVPGGNNGNTGLPILARQKLFLAFSISNAFSMIFSAIPLLMFLSMQTSRYTEDDFLDLLPKVLLRGLISLGVAVATMMISFGTAIGLSLQTRLNWAYIPITVVACFPVIIFTWLQLPLLLQALLFKSGPGIFQGQWDRKSLRLRKIGYRLLLANDRVVDVQKSMIQGPLLQKEENLLDKTISPLLIHSDGLSPAMDFFAKNQSIIRLAR, from the exons ATGAATTacataagaaagaaaaagaggaagaggaagagaaaaagaaagagaaagagaaagagaaagagaaagaaatggactttgagaaagaagagaaagagaaagagaaagagcgGGAGAAAGAGAAGGAGCAAGAGAAAGAGCCAGAGAAGGAGCCAGAGAAAAGAGAAGgagcaagagaaagagaaagcgAAAGAGccagagaaagagaaagagaaagggaaagggaaagagaaagagaaagagaaagaaaaagagaaagaaatggactTTGTTCAGTTTTTCTTCATCCCTGAGGAAGAGCGagagaaagggaaagagaaagagaaagatatGGACTTTGTTCAGGATTTCTTCATCCCTGAGAATAGCACTGCAATCCTGCACTTAGCGGTGGAGCATGGAGTATTTGAACTTGTAGAACAGTGTCTAAAAGTTTTTCCTGATCTAATTTGGTATGCAGACAAACCCCGCAAAAGTGTGCCGTGGCGTCATGCTCATTATACAAGCACAGTCAAAGGAAGTTTGGTGTGGAATGATGCCACTCAACATGCAGACACAGCCACCGCAAGTTCGAATCCGCCTGAATATACAGAGACAACCTCTGGACATTGGAAGTGGCATGAAGGTCAATATGCAGACACAGCCACCGGCACCGAACGTTTGTTGTTGCATGTAGCTATTGAGCATCGCCGAGTGGAGATATttaattacttgattacttACATTGGAAAAAATACTAAGGCGTATGCCGATTTAAAAATTGAAGGGAATAACAATTCTCTTCATTTGGCAGCAAATTTGGCTCCTACACCTCAACTCCAATCTGTCCCAGGTCCTGCATTTCAGATGCAGCGAGAATTACAATGGTTTAAG GCTGTGGAAGAATTAGTTTATGATGAGTTAAAGACGGAAAAGAACTTAGCCGACGAAACACCTCGAGAATTATTCTTCAATGAGCACAAAGATTTGCTAAAGGATGCAAAGGAATGGATGAAGGATACATCAAACTCGTGCATGGTCGTAGCTACTCTGGTCGCAACAGTTGCATTTGCTGCTATGATCACCGTACCGGGTGGCAACAATGGCAACACGGGCCTCCCTATTCTGGCCAGGCAAAAACTTTTCCTGGCATTTTCCATATCAAACGCGTTTTCCATGATATTCTCCGCCATTCCTCTGCTCATGTTCCTCTCGATGCAAACATCGAGATATACAGAAGACGATTTTCTGGACTTACTTCCCAAGGTTTTGCTGAGAGGTCTAATTTCCTTGGGTGTCGCTGTAGCCACAATGATGATATCTTTTGGTACAGCAATAGGATTGTCACTTCAGACAAGGCTTAACTGGGCTTACATTCCCATCACTGTCGTTGCTTGTTTCCCTGTTATCATTTTCACCTGGTTGCAGCTTCCTTTGCTTTTGCAAGCGCTCCTATTCAAATCTGGACCTGGCATTTTTCAGGGACAATGGGATCGCAAGTCTTTGCGTCTCAGGAAAATTGGCTACCGTCTATTATTGGCAAATGACAGG GTAGTTGACGTTCAAAAATCAATGATCCAAGGACCTCTtctacaaaaggaagaaaatctcTTAG ACAAAACCATCAGCCCTCTTCTGATTCACTCAGATGGACTCTCTCCAGCAATggatttttttgcaaaaaatcaGTCTATAATCAGGCTAGCCAGGTAG